Proteins co-encoded in one Cydia strobilella chromosome 14, ilCydStro3.1, whole genome shotgun sequence genomic window:
- the LOC134747421 gene encoding uncharacterized protein LOC134747421 codes for MAERHVYPQSKPTRNWLLYQTTLFATPQRKLPILALRCRNAVKYAPPCGTAPPKPALTLLPIAVFLKMVPVTVEGPKGKVDTYAMLDDGSTVSLIQTDLADAVGAIGPATPLCLAGVSNMEAEPEISRQVKVCVRGKGLETAYDLIFTTVRRIGLRTQRMSKKIMELEHFKNIPTACYEEAVPKLLIGVDQWPVLLPQEAIIRGLNEPAAVLTGLGWVIFGGRPRLVIPREGEEHLILHCREKDENLDSMLRDYFNIDSLGIKNIKKVDPQVQRAVDILDKTIKKIDDNGPLYEVGQLWRDDEPRMPPTLQTAISRLRSIERKMDRDPAFAESYKEQIDNLLKKKYAEPLEEPPDSKIAWVLPHFAVTNPNKPGKIRLVFDAACRVQGKCLNDFLLEGPDILQSLIGILFRFREGQFAVVADLQEMFLQIKIRAEDQPSQMFIWRGDRRTGNPHFYKMTSMLFGAASSPFLAHSVRNRNAMDNAEEFPDAVEDIIRNHYMDDYVASYPDEKELLHHATQVASSHAKGGFQLRGWASNSVKLLQKIPAELHASTPAQLGKGKENKILGMYWNPETDQLGFNTTLIRVPVEVKEMRQTPTKRQMLSAVLSVYDPLGLLSHYTITAKVQLQNLWAKKLDWDSPLPEEDKRDFEVWLRALNSVAKLRIPRCYLSTGAVARRELHVFVDASTKAYACVAYWLVTSNDGDAQVSLIAAKSKVGPTRQLSIPRMELQSALIGSRLQQVIREEHRLTPDQVVMWTDSKTVLHWVRNDAKRYSAYVANRLGEIAELTIPKQWRWVPTKENPADEATRPDKDRRVTFESRWYQGPDFLKRPEEEWPQEKIKEDIEEVLPEYEEVVCAAQEEPRVNKEPIPDVERFSNFNRLLNATARVFQFIDCLRSRQRQPLLVIHRKKAEHLLFQYAQRTSFPEEYRILAKDEPVSRKSRLHDLDPVLSPDGLIRMRGRLNAAPVQGLEKQPIILDGKHQIVRLLIERAHKEAGHANNERVVNDLRQLYWIIHLRPTVRMVAGKCRLCVLRKAQPKVPAMGDLPLARIEPDHRPKA; via the coding sequence ATGGCAGAGAGACACGTCTATCCACAATCAAAACCCACGAGGAACTGGTTACTCTACCAGACAACGCTCTTCGCGACGCCACAACGCAAACTGCCGATTTTAGCGTTGCGGTGCCGCAACGCGGTGAAATATGCGCCGCCGTGCGGCACCGCGCCACCAAAACCGGCGTTGACGCTACTGCCAATTGCTGTGTTCCTCAAGATGGTTCCCGTCACAGTAGAAGGTCCCAAAGGGAAAGTGGACACCTACGCAATGTTGGACGACGGGAGCACCGTAAGCCTGATTCAGACAGACTTAGCGGACGCCGTAGGAGCTATAGGACCTGCCACGCCGCTATGTCTCGCAGGCGTAAGCAATATGGAAGCAGAGCCCGAAATAAGCAGACAGGTGAAAGTGTGTGTACGTGGGAAGGGTTTGGAAACCGCCTACGATCTCATCTTCACGACTGTGCGACGTATAGGCCTACGCACGCAACGGATGAGCAAGAAGATCATGGAACTAGAACACTTCAAAAATATTCCGACTGCGTGCTACGAGGAGGCTGTACCCAAACTGCTCATCGGCGTTGATCAATGGCCTGTGTTGCTGCCACAGGAAGCAATCATAAGGGGTTTAAACGAGCCAGCGGCAGTCCTAACGGGACTAGGATGGGTAATCTTCGGGGGCAGACCACGGCTAGTCATCCCTAGGGAAGGCGAAGAGCACCTGATATTACACTGCCGCGAGAAGGATGAGAACCTGGACTCCATGCTAAGAGACTATTTTAACATAGACTCGCTaggaataaaaaatatcaagaaaGTGGATCCGCAAGTCCAAAGGGCCGTGGATATTTTGgataaaacaataaagaaaaTCGACGACAACGGACCACTCTATGAAGTGGGCCAGCTATGGCGGGACGACGAGCCGCGAATGCCACCAACCTTGCAGACTGCGATAAGTCGATTAAGGAGTATCGAGCGCAAGATGGACCGGGATCCGGCATTCGCAGAGAGTTATAAGGAGCAAATTGATAAtttgttaaagaaaaaataCGCCGAGCCCCTTGAGGAACCGCCAGATAGCAAGATAGCGTGGGTGTTGCCGCATTTTGCGGTAACTAATCCGAATAAGCCGGGCAAAATAAGATTAGTCTTCGACGCTGCATGCCGCGTCCAAGGGAAATGCCTAAATGATTTTCTTTTGGAAGGGCCGGATATACTACAGTCACTGATAGGGATTCTCTTTCGGTTCCGCGAAGGACAGTTTGCAGTTGTGGCGGATCTACAGGAAATGTTCCTCCAAATAAAAATAAGGGCCGAGGATCAACCGTCACAAATGTTTATTTGGAGAGGGGACCGCCGGACAGGGAATCCACATTTCTACAAAATGACGAGCATGCTCTTTGGCGCAGCAAGCTCACCATTTTTGGCCCATAGTGTCAGGAACAGGAACGCTATGGACAACGCAGAGGAGTTCCCGGATGCTGTGGAGGACATCATCCGTAATCACTATATGGACGATTACGTGGCCAGCTACCCGGATGAAAAGGAACTCTTACATCATGCTACGCAGGTTGCGTCGTCGCATGCCAAGGGAGGGTTTCAGTTGCGAGGCTGGGCTTCAAACAGTGTGAAGCTACTTCAAAAGATCCCGGCGGAATTACACGCGAGCACACCGGCACAGCTCGGCAAAGGCAAGGAGAACAAGATCCTCGGGATGTACTGGAACCCTGAAACCGACCAGTTGGGCTTCAACACAACGCTGATAAGGGTACCGGTCGAAGTAAAGGAAATGAGACAGACGCCTACAAAGAGGCAAATGTTATCGGCCGTGTTGTCAGTATATGACCCACTGGGGCTTTTGAGCCATTACACTATAACAGCAAAGGTCCAGCTACAAAATCTATGGGCCAAAAAGCTGGACTGGGACTCGCCACTGCCAGAAGAGGATAAGCGCGACTTCGAGGTTTGGCTGCGAGCCCTAAACAGTGTCGCGAAACTTAGGATACCAAGATGCTATCTTTCAACGGGGGCAGTGGCGAGAAGGGAATTACACGTCTTCGTAGACGCCAGCACAAAAGCATATGCATGCGTGGCGTACTGGCTAGTGACCTCAAACGACGGGGATGCCCAAGTGAGTCTAATCGCAGCAAAAAGTAAGGTTGGGCCAACGAGGCAACTCAGTATACCACGCATGGAGCTACAGTCGGCGCTCATCGGATCAAGGCTCCAGCAAGTTATCCGAGAGGAGCATCGCCTAACACCAGATCAAGTCGTCATGTGGACGGACTCAAAGACTGTGCTGCATTGGGTCCGCAACGACGCAAAACGGTACAGCGCCTATGTGGCTAACCGCTTAGGTGAGATAGCGGAGCTGACAATACCGAAACAGTGGCGCTGGGTTCCCACGAAAGAAAACCCGGCGGACGAAGCTACTCGCCCGGACAAGGATCGGCGAGTGACCTTCGAAAGCCGATGGTATCAAGGACCAGACTTTCTTAAGCGCCCAGAGGAAGAATGGCCACAGGAGAAGATAAAAGAAGACATTGAAGAAGTTCTTCCCGAGTATGAAGAAGTTGTCTGCGCTGCCCAGGAAGAGCCAAGGGTCAACAAAGAGCCGATTCCAGACGTCGAGCGATTCTCAAACTTCAATCGTTTGTTGAACGCCACGGCACGAGTTTTTCAATTTATCGATTGTCTTAGGAGTCGACAACGACAGCCGCTACTAGTCATACATAGGAAAAAGGCGGAGCATCTACTTTTTCAGTATGCTCAACGCACAAGCTTTCCTGAGGAGTATCGGATTCTGGCTAAGGACGAGCCCGTCAGCCGCAAGAGTCGACTGCACGATTTGGACCCAGTATTAAGCCCAGACGGACTAATACGCATGCGAGGACGGCTCAATGCAGCGCCAGTACAAGGGTTAGAAAAGCAGCCTATCATCCTGGACGGAAAACATCAAATAGTAAGATTAC